GAACTCGTGGGCTTCGTCGGGCGCGAAGCTGACGTTGAGCAACGGGCTGCCGTAGGCGTGGTGGCCAAACATATCCAGCGTGACAAAGCTGGTGCCCGCGAAGTTGCGCTCGTCGCCCAGGATGCGGTCCAGCTCCAGTGGGTGGCCGATGCTTTCGTGGATCTGCAGCATCATCTGGTCGGGCATCAGCAGCACGTCCATCACGCCGGTGGGGCAGTTGGCGGCACGCACCAGGGCCAACGCCTCGCGGGCCACGCGCGGGCCGTCCCGGGTGAAGCCTGCGCGGTCCAGCACCTCCAGGCCGCCTTGCTGGCAAAAGCCGTTGTACTGGCCGGCCGAGGTGCGGGTTTGGGTGTCGCCGTCCGCGCTGGCCACCGCGGTGATGTTGGGCACCACAAAGTCCCAGCTCTGCGCCATGTGGCCGCCGTCGCTGGTGACCAGCAGCTGCTCGGTGTGGGTGGTCCACAGGGCGGCGCTGCGGTCCACGATCTCGACGCCGATGTTCGCGCTGGCGCACACCTCCTTGAGCAGGTCGAAGCGCTCGGCCAGCGTGGTCTGGGCGACCGGACGCTGGTTGGGGGAAGTGAAGCTGCCGGTGGCGGCGGGCCGGGGCGCCTTTTGATAATCGAACACGCTGTGCGCGGCGCTGGCGGCGGCCAAGGATTGGGCCTGGGCAAAAGCCTGGCGCAGCCCGCGGTCGGACACATCGCTGGTGGCGGCAAAGCCCTGGCCGCCGCCGTGCTGCACGCACACCATCACCCCGGCATCGCGCTCGCGGCTGGGGGCTTCGGCCACGTCGTTGCGCACCACCAGGCGCTCGGCGGATTCGGTGACAAAACGGGCGGACCAGAAGTCCACCCCGCGGGGGGCGGCAGACTGCGCAAGGGAGGCGGTGGAGGGCATGGTGCTATGGAATAAGGAGCTTCTCACGCCGATCAGACAAGCGTAAGCAGCCTATTTTTTATAAATTTTGGTAACAGACTGTCCATGCTACAGGCAGACCGGGTTACCGCGGTAACGCAGGTCGGGTGCTGTTACGCGATGTGACCTGGGATCAGGCACAAAAATCGCATAATCTCCAGGGTTGCCGGTGCGGCGCGCACTGGCGCGCGCAGGCAGGTTGGGCGCAGCGGGTATTTACCGGACACATTTTGATGAACTCTTTTGTAGAACTCTTTCAACTCTATTTGCTGCCGTTTGCCATCGGACTTGCCATGGTCGGGCTGTACATGCTGTTGCGCGGCCTGGGCAAGCAGGACGACTTGCCGCTGGGCACGGCCTCGGGTTTTGTGGCGGCCCAGCCGCGCCCTGCGCTGGCGGCCACACCGGTGGTGCCGCAACCTCCCGTGCTGCTGACCGAGCGCTCGGGTCTGCCGCACCAGGACCTGCTGGTGGTGGACGACTCGGCCGTGGCCCGTGCCAAACTGCGCAAGCTGCTGGAAGCCGCGGGCTACAGCGTGGCCGTGGCCAACGACGGTGCCCAGGCGCTGGAGGTGCTGGCCACCGGCAGCTTCTCGGTGCTGGTCACCGACCTGGAAATGCCCAACATGAACGGCTTCGAGCTGATTGCCGCGGTGCAGGGCAATATGGACACCGAAGACATGCCCATCATCGCCATCACCGGCCACGACGAAATGCAGGCCCGGGTGCACGACTGCCAGGGCTTGTACGGCATCTTCAAGAAACCCTGGAACGACCGCGAACTGCTCAAGCGCGTGGCCACCCTGGTGCAGATGCGGCACAAAGCCGCAGCCTGAAAGGGCGCTTTGCCTTCCTCCCGAAGCCGCAGCGATGCGGCTTTTCTTTTGGGCAGAGTGGGTATGATTAGCTATACTTTTAGTAGCTTCTCGCGCCCATTGCATCAGCGCAAGCGGCTTATTTCTTATCTATTCAACAGGCAAACGATTCGACAAACTTCGGGTCGCCTTTGAAGCGGCACGCCAGCGTGGCGGCACTGACCACCAGCCGCGTGCCGTTGGCAAACTGCAGTTCGATGCGCACCGGGCCCGGGGCTGCGTAGGGGAAGGGCAGGGCGGGCAGAACCCGGCCGCAGACCCACAGTTTGCCGTGGGACAAACGGCCCACGCTGTCGGCCAGCGGGCCGTCCACGGTGGCCCCGGTGCAGGCGATTTCCAGCGACTGCACGTAACCCGCACCGGCCCCGTCGGCCTGCACAAAGGCGGCGGAGAAGGCGAGGGTGAGCGCATCGGCCCGCAGCACCACACTGCGGACTTCGGAGTCGTGGAATGCGAGTTGGCCTTGCATGGGGCGATCCTTTCAGAGCCGGTAGACCGTGGCCTGCCAGGGGGCCAGCAGCACCTGGCTGGCCCCGGCGGCAGCGGTGTCGCCCGCGCCGTTGTCGAGCACGGCCTCTGCCACCCGCAGGCCGCCGGGCAGGGCGTAGCGCAGGGCTTCGGTGCCGAAGTTGAGCAGCACCAGGTAGGCATGCTCCCCCAGCGTGCGGGTGTAGGCAAACACCTGCGGGTGCGCGGGGTCGATGTCCTGGTAGGCGCCGTGCACCAGGGCGGGCGTGCTGCGGCGCAGGGCCAGCAGGCGGCGGTGGTGGTGGTAGATGGACTGCGGGTCGGCGGTTTGGGCCGCGGCGTTCCAGTCGGGGTAGTCGGGGTTCACGGCCAGCCAGGGGGTGCCGGTGGTGAAGCCCGCGTGGGCATCGGCGCTCCATTGCATGGGGGTGCGGGCGTGGTCGCGGCTGGTTTCACGCAGGTGGGCCAGGTACTCGGCGGCGGGCACCTGGCCGGTCTCGACCAGCATGCGCCAGTTGCCTTTGACCTCCACGTCGTCGTACTGTTCGATGCGCTCGAACGGGTAGTTGGCCATGCCCAGCTCGTCGCCCTGGTACAAAAACGGCGTGGCGCGCTGCGTCAGCGTGAGGGTGGCCAGGGCCTTGGCCGACAGGGCGCGCCAGGCCGGGCGGTCGTCGCCGAAGTGGGACACGGCGCGCGGGTTGTCGTGGTTGCCCAGAAAGGCGGCGTTCCAGCCGTGGCTGCCGCCGGTCTGGTCGATGCGGGTGTACACGGCCTTGAGCTGGGGCAGCGTCCAGGGGATCTTGCGCCAGTTGTCGCGGTCCAGCCGCACGATGTCGAAGTGGAACACCATGCTCAGCTCGCCCCGGCGCGCGTCGGTAAACAGTGGGGCGGCGGCAAAGTCCACGCCAAAGGCCTCGCCCACGGCCACCGCGCCGTAGGGAGCCAGCACCTCGCGGTGCATGTCCTGCAGGTACTGGTGCACGCGCGGGCCGCTGGCGTAGACGGCCTCGGGGTGGGCCAGGTGCTCGGGCGGCAGGTTGGGCAGGCCGTCTTGCTTGGAGATGAAGGGGATCACGTCCATGCGGAACCCGGCCACGCCTTTGTCGAGCCAGAAGCGCATCACCTCGTAGACCTCGTGGCGCACGGCGGGGTTTTCCCAGTTCAGGTCGGGCTGCTTGGTGGCGAAGTAGTGCAGGTAGTACTGGCCGGTGTGCGCGTCCCACTGCCAGGCAGAGCCGCCGAAGAACGAGGGGTAGTTGTTGGGCGGGCCGCCGTCTACCGGGTCGCGCCAGATGTAGTAATCGCGGTAGGGGTTGTCACGGGATTGGCGGCTTTGCTGGAACCAGGCGTGCTCGTCGCTGCTGTGGTTGACCACCAGGTCGATGATGAGCTGGATGCCGCGTGCCTTCAGCCCGGCCAGCAGGTGGTCGAAGTCGGCCATGCTGCCAAACTCGGCCATCACCTGGCGGTAGTCGCGGATGTCGTAGCCGTTGTCGGCGTTGGGGCTGTCAAAGTGCGGGCTCAGCCACACCACGTCCACGCCCAGTTCTTGGAGGTAATCCAGCTTGGCGCGGATGCCGTTCAGGTCGCCTATGCCGTCGCCGTTGCTGTCCATGAAGGAGCGTGGGTAGATCTGGTACACCACGGCATCCTTCCACCAGGCAGCGTTTGAAAGTGGGCGTTTTTCCATGGCGGTGTTTCCGATTTTTGGGGCAGTTTAGCGCAGAGTACAGGGCTTTTGTGATGTGCATAAAATAGGCGGTTTACGCTCTGTGTGTAAAGACTTTTAGCTATATTTTTGGTAGTAAATGCCGGGGCGTGTTTCTTATGATCTTTTTTCCTCTGGCCACTGTCGGTCGGCGCCGTGTGGCCGTGGGCCTGTTGGCGGCCTTGCTGGCGGGCTGCGGCACGGCCCCGGTCGAGCCGAACCCGCCACCCGCCACCAACCCGCCCGCTGCCAAACGCCTGCCGCGCATCGGCCTGGCGCTGGGCGGCGGTGCAGCGCGCGGTTTTGCGCATGTGGGCGTGGTGCAGGTGCTGGAAGAGGCGGGCATCCGCCCGGACCTGGTGGTGGGCACCTCGGCGGGCAGCCTGGTGGCATCGCTGTACGCCAGCGGCAAGAGCGGCGCGCAGATGCAGCAGGTGGCCGAGACCATGGAAGAGGCCGCGTTCACCGACTGGACCCTGCCCATCTTCAGCCGCGGCGTGCTGCGCGGCGACGCGCTGGCCCGCTACGTCAACGCCCAGGTGGCGAACCGCCCGATCGAGCGCATGCCGCTGCCCCTGGGCGTGGTGGCCACCGACCTGAACAGCGGCGAGGCCGTGCTGTTCCAGCGCGGCGATACCGGCACGGCGGTGCGGGCTTCCAGTGCGGTGCCCGCCGTGTTCCAGCCGGTGAAGATTGGCGGGCATGAGTACGTCGACGGCGGCCTGGTCGCCCCGGTGCCGGTGGGCTTTGCCCGGCAGATGGGGGCCGAGCTGGTGATCGCGGTGGACATCTCCAGCGCCCCTGAGGGCAACCCGGCCGATGGCACGCTGCAAATCCTGCTGCAGACCTTTGCCATCATGGGCAAAAGCATCAACAGCTTCGCGCTGCGCGAGGCCGACGTGTTGGTGCGCCCGGTGCTGCTGGGCATGACCAGCGCCGACTTCGGCGGCCGCCGCCGGGCCATCGAGGCGGGGCGGGCAGCGATGCTGCAGGCGCTACCGGCGCTGCGGGCGGCGATGCTTGCAAAATCAAAATAGTCCAGGTACTCAACCAGTTCCCACGCAGCGTGACAAACGCGCCTTCCAGACGAAAAAAAGCCCCGTCTTGCGGACGGGGCTTTGAAGGATTCCTGAGCCTGATGGCATCGAAGGAACCCGAGGAGACGACTGGAGAGAACCGGGGTTCCCAAAAGTGTCTTGCGGGTCTGCGGGCAGACCCGGCGTAATTAACGCTTCTTGGTGGCAGCAGCGGCGGTGGTGCCAGCAGCGGACACGGCCTGGGCAGCTACAGCCTTGAAGTTGGCTTCGGCAGCGTCAGAAGCTTGCTTGACAGCCTTTTGAACGGATTCAAAAGCGTTGTTGGCAGCAGTCACGGCGCTCTTCATCACGGCCACGGCAGGCTCGGAACCGGCAGGTGCGTTCTTGGTGGCGGACTCGATCAGGCCAGCAATCTTCTTTTGGGCTTCAGCGGATTGGCCTTCAACAGCCTTGCTGAACTCAGAGCTGGTGCCCTGGGCGATGTCATACAGGTGACGGCTGTAAGCAGCGGTCTTTTCGGCCAAAGGCTGCAGCAGGCTGGCTTGCAGAGCCAACAGTTCTTGTGCGTCTTTCACGCTCAGAACGGCTTGCGAGTGGCTGGAAGCTTCGGACAAAGCAGCCTTGGAAGCGCTCAGGTTCAGTTCGACCAGCTTTTCCACGCCTTCGAAAGCCTTGGTGGTCAGACCAAACAGGGTTTCAACGGTAGCCTTGTGCGAAGCCAGGATTTGTTCAGTAGTCATCATGTCAATATCTCCAGTTTAAAAAAAAGAAAAGGTTGCTATCTGCTCTGACTTAGTCCGTTACCGGTTATGTTGCAGTGCAGCATGGAATAAATTATAGGCCGTCCATTGCGGCTTGCAATAGGCGTTTGCTGCACCGCAGCATTCTAGAGATTCGACTCTATCGCCGGACAAATTCACCCAATAGACATGTTTCTCATGCGCGCATATTACTCGGACCACTTTGTTCTGCCCCTGCCCGAAGGCCACCGTTTTCCGATGGCCAAGTACCAAATGCTGCGCGACCGCGTGGCTGTGGAACTGCCCGGTGTGCAGATGCAACCGGCTCCGCGCGCCAGCGACGGCGAGCTGGCACTGGCCCACCATCCGGCCTATATCCGGGCCATTGCCGATGGCAGTATCCAGCAGCTCCACCCAGCGGCCATGCGGGAAATCGGCTTCCCGTGGAGTGAGGCGATGGTGGAGCGTTCGCGGCGGTCGGCCGGGGCCACGGTGGCCGCGGTCCGCGACGCGTTGGCCGGCCACGGCATTGCCGCCAATATGGCCGGTGGCACCCACCATGCCACGGCCGACAAGGGCGGCGGATTCTGTGTTTTCAATGATGCAGCCGTGGCCGCGCGGGTCGCGCAGGCCGAGTGGGGCCGCCAACACCGCCAGCCTTTGCAGGTGGCCGTGGTGGATTTGGACGTGCACCAAGGTAACGGAACGGCACATATTTTTCAAAACGATACAAGTGTTTTCACCCTCTCGCTGCACGGCGAAAAGAATTTTCCGTTCCGCAAGGAGGCCAGCGACCTGGACGTGGCCTTGCCCGATGGCTGCGGTGACGACGCCTACATGGAAGCGCTGGAAACAGCGCTGGACCACCTGGCGCAGCGTTTTGCGCCCGGGCTGGTGATCTACCTGGCCGGTGCCGACCCGTTCGAGGGCGACCGGCTGGGCCGCCTGAAGCTCTCGTTTGACGGCCTGCAAGCCCGCGATCGCCGGGTCTTCGACTGGGCCTGGCAGCGCCGCGTGCCGCTGGCCTTTGCCATGGCGGGGGGCTACGGCGTGCGCATTGAAGAGACGGTGCAGGTGCAGATCAACACCTACACCGTGGCCCTGGAGTACGCCAAGCGCTATGCGCAGCCAGGGCGGTAGCTATATGCTTTCTAGGTCGCTAGCGCCTACTGGATAAGCGTAAGCAGCTATTTATTTTGTAGCAATACTTTTAAGCAGCCAGCGCCTCGATTTCTTTGGTGGCCGAGGCCAGCGCAGCGGCTTTGGCATCCGGGCCCATGGCTACGCCCTCGGCGCGTACGAAGCGCACGTCGGTGATGCCCAAAAAGCCGAACACCACGCTGAGGTAGCTTTCCTGGTGTTCCATGGCGCGGCCACCTTCAGAGGCAGAGTACACGCCACCGCGGCCCAGAGCCACGATCACGGTCTTGCCACCGGCCAGGCCGACGGGCCCGGTTTCGGTGTACTTGAAGGTGCGGCCAGCCTGGCAGATGCGGTCGATCCAGGCCTTGAGCTGGGTGGGGATGGTGAAGTTGTATAGCGGCGCGCCAATCACGACCACGTCGGCCGCCAGGAATTGCAGCACCAGCTGCTCAGAGATGGCGTTTTCTGCACGCTGCGCCGGGCTCAGGGCGGCATCGGTGGGGGGCATGCGGAAACCCAGTGATTCGGCGGACAGGTGGCTGGGCGTGGCCACGGCCAGGTCCAGGTGCTCGACCGTGGTGCCGGGGTTGCTGGCTTGCCACTGCGCGCTGATCTGGGCGGTGAGGGTGCGGGTCACGGAGTTGGCGCCCAGGATGCTGGAGTCGATGTGCAGGAGTTTCATAAGGTGTACCAGAGGTGGAGCCACAAATGTGGCGATGGATAGAGTTTCTCACCACTCCAATGCTTCGATAAGTGGGTGAAAATGCACTACATCGTCCTGCTGGTGGGACGATGGAGCCCCAACATGCAGGATCTGAACGACATGGCTTACTTTGCCGAGGTGGTGGAGCGGGGTGGATTCGCCGCCGCCGGGCGGGCGCTGGGTTTGCCAAAATCCCGGCTGTCGCGCCGGGTGGCCGAGCTGGAGGCCCGGCTGGGCGTGCGCCTGCTGCAACGCACCACCCGCAAGCTGTCGCTGACCGAGGTGGGCGAGGTCTACCACCGCCACTGCATGGCCATGCGCGACCAGGCCGATGCGGCGGCCGATGCCGTGGCCCAGGCGCAAACCGAGCCGCGCGGCACCATTCGCATCGCTTGCCCGGTGACCTTGGCGCAAACCACATTGGGCCAGGTGATGCCGATGTTTCTGGCGCGCTACCCGCTGGTCAAGGTGGACATGCGGGTCAGCAACCGGGTGGTGGACCTGGTGGAAGAGGGCGTGGACGTGGCCCTGCGGGTGCGGCTGACACTGGACGACAGCGGCACCCTGGTGGTGAAAAGCTTTGGCATGGCCCACTCGCTGCTGGTGGCCAGTCCGCAACAGCTCGAGCGCCAGGGCCCGCCCGCCACGGTGGAGGATTTGGCGCGGCTGGATTCGGTCAGCATGTCGGCCAGCGACGGACGGGCCGTGTGGCACCTGCTGGGGCCGGACGGCGAGATCCGCACTGTGTCGCACCAGCCGCGCTATGTGGCCGACGACTTGCTGACCCTGAAACTGGCGGTGCTGGGCGGCACCGGCATCAGCGTGCTGCCCGCCTACATGTGTGCCGACGAAATCCGCCACGGCCAGTTGGTGCCTGTGCTGCCCGGCTGGGCCCCGCACCCGGGGGTGTTCCACGCGGTTTTTCCGTCGCGCCGGGGCATGGTGCCCGCGGTGCGGCGGTTTCTGGATTTCCTGGAAGAGCACCATTTGAACGATGGGCTCCAGGCTTGAATGGCCTGTAGCGGTGGAGGTAAATTTGTCGAATATATTTGACATTATGGAAGCCAAGAGTTAGTCTGCAGGCATGTCTCCACTGTTTGAAATGGGTGCTGCGGTCAGGGTTCGCCGAGCCGATATGGGCTTGACCCAATTGATGCTGGCCAAGCTCTGCGGTTTGTCGCGGGCTACCGTGAACCAGGTCGAGAGCGGCACGATCAAGGACCTCAGCATGGCACGGGCGTCCAGGCTGCTAGAGGCTTTGGGGTTATCCTTGGTGATCGCACCGCCCCGCCCCAGAGGGCGGTCCTCAGGCCCTGCATCCAGCCGGGCACTGGAGATTGCGGCACGTACCGCCAGCGTGAGTTACCGAACCTCGATGGATGCAGCCCAGCTCAAGGCTGTTTTGGTGGATGCTGCGCAAATATCCAGCGTACAGCCTCATCTGCATGCCCTGCTGGACGAAGCCCCGGTTTCCTTGCTGGCATCCGTGGTCGAACAATTGCATGCCGAGGAAGGCGTGGAACGCGCATGCCTGTGGCAACGTATGCGCGAATTGGCCCACCAACTCATGAGCACCCGGGCGCTGTGGCAATGAGTGCGCTCGATATGGGACGGCCAGGGGTGTGGCAGCAGCTTTTCCCACATGCGCTGGTGCTGATGGCGCACCTGGAGAGGCAAACCCAACAGCCTGTCTGGACCTTTGGCGGAGGCACGGTGCTGATGCTTCGCCTGGGTCACCGCCAGAGCAAAGACATCGACCTTTTTGTGCCGGATCCGCAGTACCTGGGCTATCTCAGCCCGCGCCTGAGCGACGTTGCAGAGCAGATCACCACAGACTACGAAGAAAACGCAGAATTCATCAAGTTGTTTCTACCCGCCGGGGAAATAGATATTGTGGTTGGCACTGCACTTACGCCACATCCGTTTGATGTGATGGAGTATGCGGGCAGAAACATCCGGGTCGAAACCAGCGCAGAAATCATCGCCAAAAAAATGTGGCACCGTGGCGACCGTGCCAAGGCACGTGATCTTTTTGATGTGTGTGCTGTTGCCGATGCAGAGCCGCAGGCCATAGCCCTGGCCGCTCCGTTTTTCAGCAGACACGGTGCTGCGTTTTTAGAGCGGCTGCAGGAACGTGCTGGCTTGGCCAAGGCAGAGTTTGAAGCGATTGACGCGCTTGGCTTTCAACGCTCTTTTGCCGATTGCCTGGACCAGGCACACCAACTGATAGGGCCACTGCTGCGTAAACCGGCTTGAACGCTGCCGTTTGCTCTGGGTCCGTAAACCTTAAGTCTTCAAAAACAAATCCCGGTCCGGCGCAAAGTTGGCATGCAGCGGCAGCAGCGCGCCGCCCAAAGCCCGGGCATCCGAGCCGATGCTGCCCGCTACCAGCTCGGTGCGCCACAGGCCTTCCCAGTTGAAGTGGGCCAGCGCCAGGCGGGTGCGCTCCAGCAGCAGCTCCAGCAGGGGACGGCACAGCGAGCCGTCGATGACCACGGCTTCCAGGTCGAGAAACGCGGTGCCACTGACCACGCAGTGCGCCAACGCCGCAGCGGCCTGGGCCACCCAGGCCTGGGTCTCGGCCACAAACGGGGCCATGAGCGCCCGGTCGTCGTAGGCGGCAGTGGGGTCCAGGCCTTTGCCCAGCAGGCGCTGCTCCAGCTCCCACAGCGAGGCGTGGGCCACCAGCTGGTCGGGTGCGCTGCCGGGCGTGGTGGCCAGTTGCATGGGCAAAGAGGCGACCGCGCCCGCGTTGCCGTGCAAGCCACCGTGCAGGTGCGAGTTGACTACCAGGCCCCCGCCCACAAAGGTGTCGATAAAGATGTACAAAAAAGTCTTCAGATCGCGGCCCCGGCCCGCCACCAGCTCGGCCACGCAGGCCGCCGCGGTGTCTTTGGCAAAGCTCACGGGCAGGTCGGTCATGGCCTGCACCGCCGCACCCAGGTCCAGGGCGTTCCAGGCGCTGGACTGCGCGTCCGACAGGCCCAGCATCTTGTGCCAGCCGCCCATCTGGAAGGGCGCGGCCACGCCGATGCCCACCAGCCGCGACTGCAGCGGCCCCAGGCTGTCGCGCAGGGTGTGCATGTGCTCGGCCAGCGCGGGCAGCAGGACCGTGGTGTCGGGGAACACATAGGGCAGGGTGACGCGTTGGCGTACTTTGCCGGTGAAGTCGACCAGCAGCCAGTCGGTGTTGCGGCGTCCTACCTTGATGCCGATGGAGAAGGCCCCGTCGGGGTTCAGCGCCAGCGGCACCGAGGGCTGGCCAATGCGTCCGCGCACCGGTTGGTGGCGCAGCAGCAGGTCGTCTTCTTCCAGGCGGTTGGTGATCAGGCCGATGGTCTGGGCCGTGAGGTGGGTGAGGCGGGCCAGGTCGGCCTTGGGCAGGCTGCCGTGCTGGCGGATGGCCTGCAGCACCACCCGTTCGTTGAACTGCCGCATCCCGACGTGGTTGGAGCCACGCGGGCGCAGCAGGGGAGGGGCGAGTTGGGCGTTCATGTCCGCAGATTTTCGCCGATGACTCCTTTGCGCAGAATGAAGTTGCCGAAGGGCTGCAACTCGCCCGTCAGCACGATGGCGTAGACATTCGCCACGCGTTCATAAAACGCAAAGCGTTCAATCGGCTCGGCCTGCTGGCCCGGCAGCAGGCTGGGCTGGAGCATGTCCAGCACCTCGCGCTGCAAGGCGGAGCGGTAGGGCGCAGTGGTGCCAGAGACCTGCATGAAGGCCACCGGGGCGTCCACGTCGGCCGCCAGCGGCAGCACCGATTCCACCGCCTGCACGGCCCGCTGCATGCCCACGCCCGGCAGGTACAGCACCGGCTTGCCTGCGGCCAGGCGCAGGGCCGTGAAGTTGGCATCGGCCAGCAACACGGCGTCGTCGTGCCCCATCTCGGCCAGCACTTTCAAGAGCTCTGGCGTGAGCAGAGGGTCGATTCCTTTGAGCATGTCGGTGACCTTAGTGCGCCAGCGACTCGGCGGGCAGCTCGTCCGGGCGGATGGCCCCGGTCATGACTGCCACGGTGTCGGCCATGCTGATCTTGTGCGGATTGAGCACGCAGCCGCGCTTGCCCAGGCGGGCCACGTGGATGCGGTCGGCAATTTCAAACACATGGGGCATGTTGTGCGAGATCAAGATGACCGACAGACCCTTGTCGCGCACCCGGCGGATCAGGTCCAGCACCATGTTGCCTTCTTTCACGCCCAGGGCGGCGGTGGGCTCGTCCATGATGACCACGTGCTGGGCAAAGGCCGCAGCGCGCGATACGGCCACGCACTGGCGCTGGCCGCCGGACAGTGTTTCCACCGCCTGCGTCATGGAGCGGATGCCGACCTTCAGGTCTTTCATGCGGGAGATGCTTTCTTCCAGCATCCGCTTTTTGTCCAGCATGCGCAGCACGTTGCCAGCAAAGCCGGGGCGGCGGATTTCGCGGCCCAGGAACAGGTTTTCCGAGATCGACATGGCCGCGGCCACGGCCAGATCCTGGTACACCGTCTCAATCCCGGCTTGGCGGGCATCCATGGGACTCTTGAAGTGGATCTGCTTGCCGTCCAGCAGGATCTCGCCTTCGTCGGGGATGGTGGCACCGGACAGGCACTTGATCAGCGAGGACTTGCCTGCACCGTTGTCGCCGATCACGGCCAGGATCTCGCCTTCGCGCAGTTCCAGGTCGGCACCGTCGAGGGCCGTGACCTGGCCGTAGCGCTTGATCAGGCCGGTGGCCTTCATCACGATTTTGTGTTGGGGAGCAGACATTAACGGCCTCCTTTGCGGGACAACTGGTCGATAGCGACCGCCAAAATCACCAAGATGCCGGTGATCAGCACCTGGTACACCGATTGCACACCCATCAGCGTCAAGCCGTTGCGCAGCACGCCGACGATGATGGCGCCCACCAGGGTGCCCAGGATCACGCCACGGCCACCAAACAGGCTGGTGCCGCCCAGCACCACGGCGGTGATGGCATCCAGATTTTCGGTCTGTCCGGCGTTCGGGTCACCGGCACCGGTACGTGCCACCGACAGCAGCGAGGCCACGCCGTACAAGATGCCGGCCAGCACATACACGCCCAGCAAGACGCGCTCGGTGGGGATACCGGTGAGGCGTGTGGCTTCGGGGTTGTTACCCACCGCGTACACGTGGCGACCGGCGGCGGTTTCGCGCAGGTAGAACCAGATGCCGCCGTACAGTGCCAGCATCAGCAGCGTGCTGTAGGCCACGGCCGTGCCGCCCACCTGGAAGGTGTTGCCCAGGGCCGTCATCAATGGAGGCACGTCGGTGATGGTCTGCGAATTGGAGTACAGCTGGGTGATGGCGAAAGCAATGTTCAATGTGCCCAGGGTGACGATGAACGGCGGCAGCTTGATGCGCGTCACCAACAAGCCGTTGAGCAGACCGAACGCGGCCGTGGCGGCAATGCCGCACAAGATGGCCAGTGCCGGTGGCAGGCCCAAATCGCTGGAGAGCTTGGTCATGACGATGCCGCCCAGGGCCATCACCATCCCGCACGACAGGTCGATACCGGCCGTCAAA
This sequence is a window from Rhodoferax sp. WC2427. Protein-coding genes within it:
- a CDS encoding FMN-dependent NADH-azoreductase, which translates into the protein MKLLHIDSSILGANSVTRTLTAQISAQWQASNPGTTVEHLDLAVATPSHLSAESLGFRMPPTDAALSPAQRAENAISEQLVLQFLAADVVVIGAPLYNFTIPTQLKAWIDRICQAGRTFKYTETGPVGLAGGKTVIVALGRGGVYSASEGGRAMEHQESYLSVVFGFLGITDVRFVRAEGVAMGPDAKAAALASATKEIEALAA
- a CDS encoding phasin family protein, whose protein sequence is MMTTEQILASHKATVETLFGLTTKAFEGVEKLVELNLSASKAALSEASSHSQAVLSVKDAQELLALQASLLQPLAEKTAAYSRHLYDIAQGTSSEFSKAVEGQSAEAQKKIAGLIESATKNAPAGSEPAVAVMKSAVTAANNAFESVQKAVKQASDAAEANFKAVAAQAVSAAGTTAAAATKKR
- a CDS encoding PleD family two-component system response regulator: MNSFVELFQLYLLPFAIGLAMVGLYMLLRGLGKQDDLPLGTASGFVAAQPRPALAATPVVPQPPVLLTERSGLPHQDLLVVDDSAVARAKLRKLLEAAGYSVAVANDGAQALEVLATGSFSVLVTDLEMPNMNGFELIAAVQGNMDTEDMPIIAITGHDEMQARVHDCQGLYGIFKKPWNDRELLKRVATLVQMRHKAAA
- a CDS encoding histone deacetylase, with amino-acid sequence MRAYYSDHFVLPLPEGHRFPMAKYQMLRDRVAVELPGVQMQPAPRASDGELALAHHPAYIRAIADGSIQQLHPAAMREIGFPWSEAMVERSRRSAGATVAAVRDALAGHGIAANMAGGTHHATADKGGGFCVFNDAAVAARVAQAEWGRQHRQPLQVAVVDLDVHQGNGTAHIFQNDTSVFTLSLHGEKNFPFRKEASDLDVALPDGCGDDAYMEALETALDHLAQRFAPGLVIYLAGADPFEGDRLGRLKLSFDGLQARDRRVFDWAWQRRVPLAFAMAGGYGVRIEETVQVQINTYTVALEYAKRYAQPGR
- a CDS encoding TldD/PmbA family protein: MPSTASLAQSAAPRGVDFWSARFVTESAERLVVRNDVAEAPSRERDAGVMVCVQHGGGQGFAATSDVSDRGLRQAFAQAQSLAAASAAHSVFDYQKAPRPAATGSFTSPNQRPVAQTTLAERFDLLKEVCASANIGVEIVDRSAALWTTHTEQLLVTSDGGHMAQSWDFVVPNITAVASADGDTQTRTSAGQYNGFCQQGGLEVLDRAGFTRDGPRVAREALALVRAANCPTGVMDVLLMPDQMMLQIHESIGHPLELDRILGDERNFAGTSFVTLDMFGHHAYGSPLLNVSFAPDEAHEFAGFAFDDDGTAAQQAWIIRHGILQRPLGGSLSQARVQALAPSMGGVATTRACSWNRAPIDRMGNLNVAPGDSSLEQMVASMELGIVLRTNASWSIDDSRNKFQFGCEWGQMVRHGQLAEVVKRPNYRGISAGFWRSLAMVGDASTFQVMGTPYCGKGEPNQVIRVGHASPACLFKDVSVFGGAA
- a CDS encoding patatin-like phospholipase family protein, producing the protein MIFFPLATVGRRRVAVGLLAALLAGCGTAPVEPNPPPATNPPAAKRLPRIGLALGGGAARGFAHVGVVQVLEEAGIRPDLVVGTSAGSLVASLYASGKSGAQMQQVAETMEEAAFTDWTLPIFSRGVLRGDALARYVNAQVANRPIERMPLPLGVVATDLNSGEAVLFQRGDTGTAVRASSAVPAVFQPVKIGGHEYVDGGLVAPVPVGFARQMGAELVIAVDISSAPEGNPADGTLQILLQTFAIMGKSINSFALREADVLVRPVLLGMTSADFGGRRRAIEAGRAAMLQALPALRAAMLAKSK
- a CDS encoding alpha-glucosidase; translated protein: MEKRPLSNAAWWKDAVVYQIYPRSFMDSNGDGIGDLNGIRAKLDYLQELGVDVVWLSPHFDSPNADNGYDIRDYRQVMAEFGSMADFDHLLAGLKARGIQLIIDLVVNHSSDEHAWFQQSRQSRDNPYRDYYIWRDPVDGGPPNNYPSFFGGSAWQWDAHTGQYYLHYFATKQPDLNWENPAVRHEVYEVMRFWLDKGVAGFRMDVIPFISKQDGLPNLPPEHLAHPEAVYASGPRVHQYLQDMHREVLAPYGAVAVGEAFGVDFAAAPLFTDARRGELSMVFHFDIVRLDRDNWRKIPWTLPQLKAVYTRIDQTGGSHGWNAAFLGNHDNPRAVSHFGDDRPAWRALSAKALATLTLTQRATPFLYQGDELGMANYPFERIEQYDDVEVKGNWRMLVETGQVPAAEYLAHLRETSRDHARTPMQWSADAHAGFTTGTPWLAVNPDYPDWNAAAQTADPQSIYHHHRRLLALRRSTPALVHGAYQDIDPAHPQVFAYTRTLGEHAYLVLLNFGTEALRYALPGGLRVAEAVLDNGAGDTAAAGASQVLLAPWQATVYRL